The Epinephelus lanceolatus isolate andai-2023 chromosome 11, ASM4190304v1, whole genome shotgun sequence genome window below encodes:
- the rad50 gene encoding DNA repair protein RAD50, producing MSKIDKMSILGVRSFGIEDKDKQVISFFTPLTVLVGPNGAGKTTIIECLRYATSGELPPGSKGGAFVHDPRDAHETDVRAQIRLLFSDVNGEKVTIQRSMSCTQKAKNYSFKSLEQVITRMKDGEKVSLSSKCGELDREMISSLGVSKPVLNHVIFCHQEESNWPLSEGKALKDKFDSIFAATKYIKALETMRQLRLKQSHTVKECQVELRYLKQNKEKAQQIRETVATKEAQLTASRDSIQQIESQIDPLENRLTDIDMKLGKVMKLDNDIKALDSRKKQMEEDNKELEETMEQVFQGSDEQLQEIYQNHQRTVREKERRLTDCQKELERAGRECQRLNRVKADLLVEQGRLQLEADRHTQHIKNRDTQVRSLSSYLDMEGYDRPPFSTLQLESFNRHVTQRLEQEKQTLSQVMADLQEKEQQKQQSIDEMRDKKTGLERTVELKRDLQGKKQQELRNIRAELQRLEGSSSRLQELENELAKAERELQSAVQSSNVDELKAEVVELQREKAELDRTQRQLDQEMGMLNTHTTARTQMDMLNKDKTEKEEQVRKIKSRHSEDLVSLLGHFPKKRELEDWIYSKSKEINSTRDRLAKLNKDLASSEQNKSHIAAELRKKEQQVTGDEEKFFNVCGSQDLEQDLSKLGDDLEKISKQRAMLAGATAVYTQFISQLTEEREPCCPVCQRTFPSESDLQEVISDMQSKLRLVPDKLKNTEQDLKRKERKRDEMLALRPVRQSIVQLQEKELPELRNRLQTVNRDIERLKGDVEEQETLLGTLMSEEDTAKACLQDISLMDRYLMDLKELERKIAQQAAKLQGVDLTRTIQQVSQEKQETQHRLDTTSSKMELKRKLIQDQQDQIQMLKSAVNETRAEKLQLSSDLQKQQQLEEQCVEFTTEIQAFTRDIREAKEQLSPLSVALEKLQQEKKELVERKRQKQEEGQEKINAIKEKVKAITSLERDITKYVDDGKDEYKEQKESELQETNTQLHEAEKHKDKITKEMGNIRQDIDTQKVQERWLQDNLTLRKRVEELKEVVSKREALLKEMGNMQVLQLRQERREAERKLEELKKNRSIALGRQKGFEEAILECRKELREDQYDKADERYKNKMITMRTTELVIKDLDLYYKALDQTIMKFHSMKMDEINKIIRDLWRSTYRGQDIEYVEIRSDVDENSSAGVRRRVYNYRVVMVKGDTALDMRGRCSAGQKVLASLIIRLALAETFCLNCGILALDEPTTNLDRENIESLAHALVEIIKSRSRQRNFQLLVITHDEDFVELLGRSSYIEHFYRIRKNQDQNSEITKCSITSLSSYLH from the exons atgtcaaagaTAGACAAGATGAGCATCCTTGGGGTGAGGAGTTTTGGGATTGAGGATAAAGACAAACAAGTCATCTCTTTCTTCACTCCACTGACTGTACTGGTTGGACCCAACGGAGCAGGGAAAACG actattattGAGTGCCTTAGGTATGCAACATCAGGAGAACTTCCCCCTGGATCTAAAGGAGGTGCATTTGTTCACGATCCAAGG GATGCCCATGAGACAGATGTGAGAGCACAGATTCGGCTCTTATTCAGTGACGTCAATGGAGAGAAAGTGACTATCCAACGCTCCATGTCCTGCACTCAGAAGGCAAAGAACTACTCCTTCAAAAGCTTGGAGCAGGTCATCACTAGAATGAA AGACGGTGAGAAGGTGAGCTTGTCATCAAAATGCGGCGAACTGGATCGGGAGATGATTTCTTCACTGGGTGTGTCGAAGCCTGTGCTGAACCATGTCATCTTTTGTCACCAAGAAGAGTCTAACTGGCCCCTCAGCGAGGGCAAAGCACTCAAAGATAAATTTGACTCCATCTTCGCTGCGACTAA GTATATCAAAGCTTTAGAGACGATGCGTCAGTTGCGTCTCAAACAGAGTCATACAGTCAAAGAGTGTCAGGTGGAGCTGCGCTACCTGAAGCAGAACAAAGAGAAAGCCCAGCAGATCAGAGAGACCGTGGCCACCAAGGAGGCTCAGCTGACGGCCTCTAGGGACAGCATCCAGCAGATAGAGAGCCAGATTGATCCACTGGAG AATCGACTGACCGATATTGACATGAAACTGGGGAAAGTGATGAAGCTGGACAACGACATCAAGGCTTTAGACAGCAGGAAGAAACAGATGGAGGAGGACAACAAGGAGTTGGAGGAAACAATGGAACAG GTGTTCCAGGGTTCAGATGAGCAGCTGCAGGAGATTTACCAGAACCACCAGAGGACGGTGAGGGAGAAGGAGCGGAGGCTGACAGACTGCCAGAAGGAGCTGGAGAGAGCCGGTCGGGAGTGTCAGAGACTCAACAGAGTCAAGGCCGATCTCCTGGTAGAACAAg GTCGTCTGCAGCTGGAGGCTGATCGCCACACTCAACATATCAAGAACCGCGATACTCAG GTTCGCTCTTTGTCGTCCTATCTGGACATGGAGGGTTACGACCGCCCACCCTTCTCCACTCTTCAGCTTGAGAGCTTCAATCGTCACGTCACACAGAGACTGGAGCAGGAAAAACAGACACTCTCTCAGGTTATG GCGGACCTGCAGGAAAAggagcagcagaagcagcagtcCATTGATGAAATGAGGGATAAGAAGACCGGCCTGGAGAGAACCGTGGAGTTGAAGAGGGACCTGCAGGGAAAGAAGCAGCAAGAACTGAGGAACATCAGGGCAGAGCTGCAGAGGCTCGAGGGTTCATCTAGCCGACTGCAGGAGCTGGAGAATGAACTGGCCAAAGCA GAGCGTGAGCTGCAGAGCGCAGTTCAGAGCTCTAACGTGGATGAGCTGAAGGCCGAGGTTGTGGAGCTACAGAGAGAAAAGGCTGAGCTTGACCGCACACAGAGGCAGCTTGACCAAGAGATGGGAAtgctcaacacacacaccaccgcCCGCACGCAGATGGACATGCTGAATAAAGACAAG ACGGAGAAGGAAGAGCAGGTTCGTAAGATCAAGTCTCGTCACAGCGAGGATCTGGTGTCATTGCTGGGTCACTTCCCCAAGAAGAGAGAGCTGGAGGACTGGATCTATTCCAAGTCTAAGGAAATCAACAGCACCAGGGATAGACTCGCCAAACTCAA CAAGGACCTGGCATCAAGTGAGCAGAATAAAAGCCACATCGCTGCTGAGCTACGGAAGAAAGAGCAACAGGTAACCGGCGACGAAGAGAAGTTCTTCAATGTGTGTGGCAGTCAGGATCTGGAGCAGGACCTGAGCAAACTGGGAGACGATCTGGAGAAGATCTCCAAGCAAAGAG CCATGCTAGCCGGAGCCACAGCAGTTTACACCCAGTTCATCAGCCAgctgacagaggagagagagcccTGCTGCCCCGTGTGTCAGCGGACATTCCCCTCAGAGTCTGATCTGCAGGAAGTTATCAGTGACATGCAGTCCAAGCTGCGCCTGGTGCCAGACAAGctgaaaaacacagagcaggacctgaagaggaaggagaggaagagagatgaGATGTTGGCGCTCAGACCTGTCAG GCAGTCCATTGTACAGCTTCAGGAAAAAGAGTTGCCTGAGTTGAGAAACCGCCTGCAGACTGTGAACAGAGACATAGAGAGGCTGAAGGGCGACGTGGAGGAGCAGGAGACGCTGCTTGGCACCCTGATGTCAGAGGAGGACACAGCCAAGGCCTGCCTGCAGGACATATCTCTAATGGACAGATACCTG ATGGACCTTAAAGAGTTGGAGAGGAAAATAGCTCAGCAGGCAGCCAAACTCCAGGGAGTAGACCTGACCAGAACCATCCAGCAAGTCAGTCAAGAGAAACAAGAAACTCAGCACAGGCTGGACACCA cCTCCAGCAAGATGGAGCTGAAACGTAAGCTGATCCAGGACCAGCAGGATCAGATTCAGATGCTGAAAAGTGCCGTGAATGAGACGAGAGCAGAGAAACTGCAGCTGAGcagtgatttgcagaaacagcAGCAACTTGAGGAGCAGTGTGTCGAGTTCACCACTGAAATACAGGCCTTTACCAGGGACATCAGG GAAGCGAAGGAACAGCTGTCCCCTTtgtctgtagctctggagaAGCTGCAACAGGAGAAGAAGGAGCTGGTGGAGCGCAAGAGGCAAAAGCAGGAGGAGGGGCAGGAGAAG ATCAACGCCATTAAAGAGAAAGTGAAGGCGATCACCtctttggaaagagacatcacCAAATATGTTGATGACGGCAAAGACGAATACAAAGAG CAAAAAGAGTCTGAGCTTCAAGAAACCAACACTCAGCTGCATGAAGCTGAGAAGCATAAAGACAAGATAACCAAGGAGATGGGAAACATCCGTCAGGACATAGACACTCAGAAG GTCCAGGAGCGCTGGTTGCAGGACAACCTGACCTTAAGGAAACGTGTTGAAGAGTTAAAGGAGGTTGTGTCTAAACGTGAGGCTCTTCTGAAAGAAATGGGCAACATGCAAGTCTTGCAGCTGCGCCA AGAACGGCGTGAAGCGGAGCGCAAGTTGGAAGAGTTGAAGAAGAACCGCAGTATTGCGCTGGGTCGTCAAAAAGGCTTCGAGGAGGCAATACTGGAATGCAG AAAAGAGCTGCGAGAAGATCAGTATGACAAAGCTGATGAGCGCTACAAAAACAAGATGATCACAATGAGGACGACAGAGCTGGTCATTAAAGACCTGGATCTCTACTACAAGGCCCTTGATCA AACCATCATGAAATTCCACAGCATGAAGATGGATGAGATCAACAAGATAATCAGAGACCTATGGCGCAGCACCTACAGGGGTCAAG ATATTGAGTACGTGGAGATCAGGTCTGACGTGGACGAAAACTCGTCTGCTGGAGTGAGGCGGAGGGTTTACAACTACAGAGTAGTGATGGTGAAAGGAGACACAGCTTTGGATATGAGAGGACGCTGCAGTGCTGGACAGAAG GTGTTGGCGTCCCTGATCATCCGTCTAGCTCTGGCAGAGACCTTCTGTCTGAACTGCGGCATCCTGGCCCTGGATGAGCCCACTACCAACCTGGACCGAGAAAACATTGAGTCCCTGGCACACGCCCTCGTAGA AATCATTAAGAGTCGCTCACGCCAGCGTAACTTCCAGCTGCTGGTCATCACCCACGATGAGGACTTTGTGGAGCTGCTGGGGCGGTCCAGCTACATCGAGCACTTCTACCGCATCCGTAAAAACCAGGACCAGAACTCTGAGATCACAAAATGCAGCATCACGTCCCTCTCATCTTATCTCCACTAA